DNA from Fervidobacterium gondwanense DSM 13020:
GTACAATTTCCATGCGAAAATTTTGTGCTGCGGACCGTGTCTAAGATGTCGTCAATCAATCGAACCACACTATCCGAATCTACTTTTGGTAGAACAGCACAGAATTCTTCCCCACCATACCTTCCAACGATACCATTCCCCTGAATCTTTTCTTTCAATATTTTACCTATTATTTTAAGTACCTCATCACCAACAATGTGACCAAACGTGTCGTTCACTCTCTTAAAATTGTCCACATCAAACATGGCGACATAGTATACAAAATTGGACCTTTTGGAAAGCTCGTGAGTCTCTTCTAAAAACCTAAGTAGTTCCTTCTTGTTGAACAATCCCGTTAGCCCGTCTATCGTTGATGCTACTCTTAATTCTCTAAAAAGATTCATTGTATTAAAAAGCAGTGCAAGACTTTCGTATGCTTCTGTTACTATCTTTGTAAGTGCTCTTGAGTCTGATGCTTTTGAAAATGAGATCAGCCCTATTTCGTTTTCATCATACTTTATTGGGAATGTTATAGCGTTATTTATTTTTAGTTCCTGACCATATCCACCTATGTATGACCAATCAGATGGCTGAATTGGCTTTTCAAAGTTTTTCACTAACTCATCGTGTAACGTCTTACGTGTTGTCTGAAACCCAAAATTATATATGCGTCCTTCGACGGGCGACAACAAAAGAACAGCAGAGGCAGAAAACTGAGCAAAGTTTTCAAACAAATTAACAAGTTTTCTAACCACATAAACTTCATCGCGTGCGAATTGAATTAAGGATAATATTTCTCTGTTCAAAACTTCGGATCTCATTTTCTGTTCTAAAACATCATATATGCTGCTTACGTAGAACTTTTCAGTACCTTTGTTTGCACAAAAGTTCATTTCTATGAAAGTTTCAATCTCTTTTTCGAGCTCATCCTTAGGAAGTAATTTTGAAAGAAATTTGTTGGCACCACTGTGTTCAGCCCAAAATTGATTGATTATATCATCAGAACCTGTTAGAACAACGATTCCTGCGTCTTTGAACGCAGGAATCGACCTAAGGTAAAGGCACATCTGTAATCCTGAAATACCAGGCATATTGTAATCAGTAATTATAATATCCGGAAAGTTTTTCAGTGCGAGCTCTATACCTTGCATAGCGTTTTCCGCAGTATATACCGCTTCGATTTGAAATTTTTCAAGAATGCTCTGCAAGACCAATCGCCAAAACTTACTGTCATCGACCACAAGAACTTTCTTACCCACTTAATATCCTCCCATGCATTGTCTATTAAGGTTGGAATTCAGCAATATTATACAACATTTTTCTCTTTTTCAACAACCATGTTTTCGAATCTTTTCAAACCGAGGTATGATATGTCGGTATGAAGTGTCTTACCAAACACTAGTAGCTCGGCAAGAGCCTCGCCAACTGCCGGTGCAACCATGAATCCGTGTCCAGAGTATCCTACAGCATAGTAATAACCTTTGACTTTCTCACTTTCACCGATTATTGGCTGTGCATCCGGGGACATGTTATACATTCCACTCCAATGTCTAATCAATCTAACGTTCTTTAGAAACGGGAAAATTCTTATCATTTTGCTGGTAAGTTCTTTCTCGAATTTGAATGTCACGTTGTAGTTTATGCCAGGTTTCTCATCTTTATCTCCTTGACCGAGTATGAATTGCCCATGTTGTGTCTGTCTCATGTAGAAATTGCCTGAAAAACTTATAGCCATCATTGGAAAGAAATTTTCAAGAGGTTCAGTAACCATTATCTGATGTCTGTAACTTTCCGTAGGAAGTTCAACACCAACCAGTTCAGATATTTCTCTCGACCAGGGACCCGAAGCGTTAACAACCACATCGCAAGAGAAATAACCCCTCGAAGTATTTATTCCTACCACCCGATCGTTTATAACATCTATATCTGTTACTTCTGTGTGTGTAAATATCGCACCTCCCATTTTTCTAATCGCTTGAGCATATCCAATTACTGCCTTGTGCGGATTTGCATGTCCATCTGTTTGGCAAAACGTTGCCAGCTTTAATCCCTCAATATTTATATAAGGATACCTCTTGCTCACTTCGCTTGGTGAGAGAATCTCAACATTCAGTCCTTCTTCTCTTTGCATCAAAACGTTGCGTTCGAATTGTGCAGCTTCATTCTCAGTATACGAAAGTACCAAATAACCACCTTGTGTATACTCAATATCCATCCCTACATCCTCTTTGAATCTTTCAAATAACTTAACACTCCTCATTGCGAGTCTTACATTTGGTCTTGTTGACCATTGTTGCCTAATACCACCTGCACACCTTCCTGTTGAACCTGAAGAAAGGTACGATTTCTCAAATATAGCAACTGAAGTCTTACCCAATTTACACAGAAAATACCCAAGAGCTGTTCCCGTTATTCCTCCGCCTATAATACACACATCATATTTTTTGTTACTCATTTTTGCCCACCTCCGACGAAAAATCATCTCTTGAATTATTACCAGCATTAGCTATAGCCTCAAATGGGATAGGCATTGTAGGTGGGCGATATGCGCCAAGTTGGATGTCAGAAATATTCATACCAGTCTTTTGGGAAAGGATTTGTAACGTAAGTGTTCGACAGGTCTTTCCTCCACACGGTCCCATTCCGATTCTTAATACACGTCTTAACTCCTCGTAATCCGTTACCCCCATATCGATTACTTGTTCAATATCCTTCCTTGTTATTTCTTCACATCTACAGACGAATTCTTCTGACTCTTTTACAAATTGGAAACTTCGAACTGCGTATTCAAGTCCTTTCGGCACTTCTAAAAAGATGATATGTGTTTTTCCTTTGTTGTTTACAGTCACGTTCTGAACTCTTCCTTGTGAAATGACTCTTCCTTCCTTGTCAAGCAAATCTACAACTTGATTTTTTTCTGGCATAGGTAGTAATTCGTATGGTATACCAATAATTGATGAGTTTTCCTTTTCCTGAATCAAGAATATTGCAAGCCCTGGACATTTCATAACACAGATGCCGCATCCTATGCATTTATCGTAGTCTATTTGTGGAATTCCGTTTATGTTCCCTCCAACGTTTATTGCACCGGTTGGACAAGATGTTTCACATGGGTTACACGGTATCGCCTCGGGACATTCTATAATCGCTCTCAATTTTCCAGCG
Protein-coding regions in this window:
- a CDS encoding NAD(P)/FAD-dependent oxidoreductase, with product MSNKKYDVCIIGGGITGTALGYFLCKLGKTSVAIFEKSYLSSGSTGRCAGGIRQQWSTRPNVRLAMRSVKLFERFKEDVGMDIEYTQGGYLVLSYTENEAAQFERNVLMQREEGLNVEILSPSEVSKRYPYINIEGLKLATFCQTDGHANPHKAVIGYAQAIRKMGGAIFTHTEVTDIDVINDRVVGINTSRGYFSCDVVVNASGPWSREISELVGVELPTESYRHQIMVTEPLENFFPMMAISFSGNFYMRQTQHGQFILGQGDKDEKPGINYNVTFKFEKELTSKMIRIFPFLKNVRLIRHWSGMYNMSPDAQPIIGESEKVKGYYYAVGYSGHGFMVAPAVGEALAELLVFGKTLHTDISYLGLKRFENMVVEKEKNVV
- a CDS encoding GGDEF domain-containing response regulator: MGKKVLVVDDSKFWRLVLQSILEKFQIEAVYTAENAMQGIELALKNFPDIIITDYNMPGISGLQMCLYLRSIPAFKDAGIVVLTGSDDIINQFWAEHSGANKFLSKLLPKDELEKEIETFIEMNFCANKGTEKFYVSSIYDVLEQKMRSEVLNREILSLIQFARDEVYVVRKLVNLFENFAQFSASAVLLLSPVEGRIYNFGFQTTRKTLHDELVKNFEKPIQPSDWSYIGGYGQELKINNAITFPIKYDENEIGLISFSKASDSRALTKIVTEAYESLALLFNTMNLFRELRVASTIDGLTGLFNKKELLRFLEETHELSKRSNFVYYVAMFDVDNFKRVNDTFGHIVGDEVLKIIGKILKEKIQGNGIVGRYGGEEFCAVLPKVDSDSVVRLIDDILDTVRSTKFSHGNCTVSCGVVSSEYYSSPTEVLKAADEMLYISKRTGKDRASYMFLPKENSPTF